The DNA region GCGTAATCGTCTATTACATAGATATCATCGACCGGAAAGAGATAGAGCAATTCATCAAAGAGCAAGGCAACCCGCTCATTGAAATCGAACTACGCGACCTGAAGCAGGTGCTTGACAACGTAGTAGTGGAAGACTATGCCGAATGGCAACTTACGGAAACACAGGACAACCTGTTCAAAGGATGGCAAGTAGAAATCATACAGTTCCACAGCGACCGTGTGCTTAAGAAGATAGAAGTTATCAACCTCAAAGCGGAGCAGCAAGTCGTGCAGTTCAACCTGAAGAACTCCGGCAAGGGCAAGGAAAAGAAACACTCTCCCATCACCATCAGCGATGAAGGGCTTGAAACCATCGAGTGGATCAGCCTAGACTGCTCTACAGCCGACAAGGAGGCCATCTGGCATAGCGACAGCGAGATAAAAATCGACAAGCTGGGCTATACTATCCGAAACGGAATCAAAACCAATGAGTTCTGGGATGCCCGTATCCGCTGCGACCATAAGCCTTTGCGAATGAAAATCCGTAATATATGCGGAGACGAAACTGTATATACATTATAATCTGTATTATTCATAGCAGGAATTAAGGGAGTTATCACTTTGTCAGGAATTAAAGCCGATAGCTTATGCTTGGGAACAAGTAAAATTTTATCGCATTCCTGCAAAAAAATGCAAAATAGCAAGAATTGTCATCCGAGCGCAAAAAGCCCCGTCAGAAGCACTTCTCGGCGGGGTATTCAAAGATAACGACTGAGGGTACCTCACATAACGACAGAGGATGCCTTACATAACGACAGAGGGTACCTCATATAACGACTGAGGATACCTCCATCAAAGCAAGAGATTCGGAAGCATTTCTTTGTTGTTATATTTCGGTTATTTAGTATCCGCCCACCACGGTATCCAACGTCTCCCCCTCCTTGAACAGTGTCTCCTCCTCTTGCATCAGCCTTTTCTTCAGCCTGAATTTTTGTTGTGAAACCGAAGCAGGCGACACCGCAATAAGGGTAGCTACTTGTGCATTCGTGAAATGCAGACGTATCAACAGACAAAGTTGCAGATCGGCGGCAGTCAATGAAGGAAAACGTGTGGCGAGACGGTTGGTGAAGTCATTGTACACGCGATTTGCGAGTTGTATCAAGTGTTCCCAATCTTTGTCAGAGAGAAACTTAGGCTGACGGCGCAGGCGTTCCACCACGTCGTCACGGTCTATTAACGCTGAAGTAAGAGTCTGTACTTGTTTATCAAGCAGACAGATGCGTTCGTTCTGCGCCTCCAGCAATTCCGCTTCACGAGGCAACGGACGCTTTTCATATTCCTTAAGGCGAATGCGGAGGGAGTCGTTCTCTCCTCGCAGGAATACATTCCGATCCGTAAGATTTACTAAAGACTGACGTACTTCTTCCCGCTCTTCGTCCGTCAACGCCATTTCGTTCAAACACGCTTCCAATTCTTCGCATTCGCGCTCGTTGTTACGCAAGCGTTGTTCGTTCTCGCTCAAATTTATGAGATAGCGGCGGTGCTTACGATCCTTGGAAAACTGGATATCTTTGATGGAAAGCCATACATTGAGGCCTATCATCAATGCGGTGAATGTTCCCCACATAAATTGTTTCCGCTTGTCGGCAGGCTTTATGCGAACCAGACTTCCACCGGAATGTTCCTTCACCTGAATATATTCATTGTGCAGATCAGACAGTAACCGAACGGTAATGGTACTATCAGTGACACCGGATTGCGCCAACGAATCAGCACGGACAAGAAACTGTTCGTAGTTCATCAAAGTCGGGGCGGCAGATTTTGAGCAGGCTGTCAGCCCTAAAAAAGAAATCAGCAAAAAGAGAAGAAGAAATGCGTGTTTCATATTGAATGTATCTGTTAATATAATAAGGTGTAAAGGTAGCACTTTCTCCCCACAAAAAAGCACAGGAAGCATAAACTTTTTAACAAGCTCATGCCTCCCGCGCTTTATCAATCAAGAGAAAGCCCGACGGGTCGTTCTCAGCACATCCATATTATCAGTAGCCAATATATCTGGAGCCAGTTCATTATCCTTATATATAAAGAATACAGGGATACAAAGTTTCTATTCTTTGCATCCCTGTATCTGTCAATCCCAATTCAGAATACGAATCAGAACTCGCTCGTAAAGTGGAATTTTATATTCTTGAAATCCATCTGAGCCATTTGCAGCACATAACCGCTATCCGCCAGGAAGACATCTCTCCCCTCACGGTCTTTCGCCATATACTGATACTTACGCTTCTTGAATGCTTCCAGTTCTTCAAGATTGTCGCTCTCTATCCAGCAAGCCTTATAAAGGCTCAACGGCTCCCAACGACACTTCGCGCTGTATTCATTCTCCAGGCGATACTGGATAACCTCAAACTGCAACTGCCCTACCGTACCGATAATCTTCCGGCCGTTGAACTGGTTGACAAACAGCTGTGCCACACCTTCGTCCATCAACTGATCGATACCTTTGGCAAGCTGT from Bacteroides sp. MSB163 includes:
- a CDS encoding helix-turn-helix transcriptional regulator, with product MKHAFLLLFLLISFLGLTACSKSAAPTLMNYEQFLVRADSLAQSGVTDSTITVRLLSDLHNEYIQVKEHSGGSLVRIKPADKRKQFMWGTFTALMIGLNVWLSIKDIQFSKDRKHRRYLINLSENEQRLRNNERECEELEACLNEMALTDEEREEVRQSLVNLTDRNVFLRGENDSLRIRLKEYEKRPLPREAELLEAQNERICLLDKQVQTLTSALIDRDDVVERLRRQPKFLSDKDWEHLIQLANRVYNDFTNRLATRFPSLTAADLQLCLLIRLHFTNAQVATLIAVSPASVSQQKFRLKKRLMQEEETLFKEGETLDTVVGGY